Part of the Engraulis encrasicolus isolate BLACKSEA-1 chromosome 23, IST_EnEncr_1.0, whole genome shotgun sequence genome is shown below.
cacacacacacacacacacacacacacacacacacacacacacacacacacacacacacacacacacacacacacacacacacacgacacacgtgGCATTTTCCACCCTGTAATGAAGTGGGTGATGAAGACTCCTAAGGCTTGTTCCCATTAAATAAAtagcagtgtcacacacacacacacacacacacacacacacacacaataaataaatagcagTGTCTCGtgtcactctcatacacacacacacacacacacacacacacacacacacacacacacacacacacacacacacacacacacacacacacacacacacattaaataaatagcaGCAAGCGTCTCGCACTGCCCCACAGACTAATTACTTTAAGACGCTGCTTATCGGCACCACCATCTGAACGCATGGAAGAAacgtgaagagaggggaggagatggagaggacgagaggagaagaggaggatgagaaaagaggggaggagagaggacgagaggagaaaaggaggatatatcagggcaggagagagaagaggagagtagaagaggagaaaagaagatgggaggagagagaagacaagaagagaagagaaggagaagagaggggaggagagagaagacgagaggagaagaagaggagaaaagagagcaggggagaggagaagaagaagagagaggagagaaggagagcagaggagagcaagaCGGTCATGTCTTGAAAGATGATagccatcctcctctttctctctatcctctcatcctcctctcctcttcctcgctcAATCACTCTCTCACGCATTCGTTTGGTTCACTGAGACCCATCGAGGCtccaggcctcacacacacacacacacacacacacacaaacacatggatgcAATGGAGGCACACAACATAGAcatcatgtatgcacacatgcatgcatgcgcgcacacacacacacacacacacacacacacacacacacacacacacacacacacacacacacacacacacacacacacacacacacacacacacacacacacacacacagacacacacactcttccattcCAACACACACTCTTCCATTCCATGCAAACACAGAGAAACCCAAACCACACTGACACACCCAGGCACTTATTTTCAGATATAGACACCAATGCCAAGCCAcaatccaatcacacacacacacacacacacgcacgcacacacacacacacacacacacacacacacacacacacacacacacacacacactcacacacacacacacacacacacacacacacacacacacactctcgcacacacacacacacacaaacacacacacacacacacacacacacacacacacgcacgcacacacacacacacacacatacacacacacacacaacgcacaccaaAACCCGCCTTCCCTCACAAACATACAAATAGACACATCGAAGGCAAACCTAAGCCCTGCCAAGATATATACTTTTGTACagatatattctctctctctctctctctctctctctcacacacacacacacacacacacacacacacacacacacacacacacacacacacacacacacacacacacacacacacacacacacaccaaatacgcACATTTCATCTCTGATGTGTCTCACAGACGTCAAATGGGAGGGATGTGAATAGGCCAtccaatatttgtgtgtgtgtgtgtgtgtgtgtgtgtgtgtgtgtgtgtgtgtgtgtgtgtgtgtgtgtgtgtgcgtgcttgcgtgcgtgcgtgtgtgtgtgtgtgtgtgtacgtgcacactgACTAAGACTCATGCAaaagcccctacacacacacacacacacacacacacacacacacacacacacacacacacacacacacacacacagacacacagacacacacacacacacacacacacacacacacacacacacacacacacacacacacacacacacacacacacacacacacacagtgagagcccCCTAGCTAGTGAGGCTCTGGAGTGAATGGGGTCACAGCCCATTAGGCAAACGCTGACAGAGCTagcacaggggagaggagaggagaggagaagagaggagaggagagaggggagaggagagaggggagaggagaggagaggagagaagagaagagaagagaagagaagagaagagaagagaagagaagagaagagaagagaagagaggagagaacctgtgtgaagttggcaccccatatgttgaaaatatggataaaaacattttgatttgtttgtgcatcgtttgtgcacgattgtgcaggcaaaattagcGTTTGTGGAGGAGAGGCAGACGTCTTCCCCAAATATTCCAAACTcttcataactctctctctctctctctctctctctctctctctctcaaacacaaacacacgcacaacgaaaatcacacacacacacacacacgcacgtgcgcacggtcacacacacatgaaggagtGGACAGAGGCAGGCTCATGTCTCAACATCCCTaactcttccccccccccccccccccccccccccccccccccccccccccccccccccccccccccccccccccccccccccccccccacccccccacccccccattctTATGTGtcgtcctccactctcctcttttgtcgtcttgtctgtctatctcccctgtcttcttgtcctcctccacaTGCTGACATAGCAAgctcaggagagaggggagaggcagCCGATTGCCCCCGTGTCCATAGCCcgctctcttcctgcctctctgtctctttttctctctctctctctctctctctctcccatgcccttttatgAATAGGCCATCcaatatttgtgagtgtgtgtgtgtgtgtgtgtgtgtgtgtgtgtgtgtgtgtgtgtgtgtgtgtgtgtgtgtgtgtgtgtgtgtgtgtgtgtgtgtgtgtgtgtgtgtacgtgcacactgACTAAGACTCATGCAaaagcccctacacacacacacacacacagacacagacacacagacacacagacacacacacacacacacacacacacacacacacacacacacacacacacacacacacacacacacacacacacacccatgcccttATGTACCCACCCTATTCTCACCTTGTACTCTTCCCTTCActtcctcttctgtcttctttcGCCAGTATTCTCTCTATCCTTCAagttccctccttctctctataccttctccccttccttccttccttctctctctctctctctctcttcttccatctctccctctctcttcttccttctctctctgtcattcagcTACTCTATCTACTGTAGATAAGTATGCGAACGCATCTGTCTCATTCTTTCTCCCATTCACTCGCTCTACAAGCCTAGGGCctaggcctctctctctgtctctgtctctgtctctctctctctctctctctctctctctctccttcacatacCTTCGCCGTAATACCTTCAGCCCCTTtgccttcccctcttctcctcttcccctcctctgatTTCTTtaacctgtcctcctcttcccctcctctgatTTCTTTAACCTTTCTTCTGTCTTCCTTTCAAGAGTGGGATAGCCTCATGCCATATTTTACCTTcactcccccccatcctccttacctcccttctatctatctatctatctatctatctatctatctatctatctatctatctatctatctatctgtctatctgtctatctatctatctatctgtctatctgtctatctgtctatctgtctatctatctatctatctatctatctgtctatctatctatctatctatctatctatctatctatctatctatctatctatctatctgtctatctatctgtctatctatctgtctatctatctatctatctatctatctatctatctatctatctatctagctagctatctatctatcatttCTTTGCCAATGCCTCTGGCCCTCTTGCTGTCTTCTTTGTCCTTTCTTTCTCTATATtatattgttctctctctctctctccctctctctccctctctctctctctctctctctctctctctctctctctctctctctctctctctccctctctctctctctctctccatcttgctccCTCATGTCTGTCTTATTTCCCTCTCTTCACCCTTACTTTCCCTCTCCTTTATTTATCTTGttccctctcttctgtcttcttatcgtctcctttcctctgtctgtGCAGCTGCACTGGCTACTGCAAAACCAAGACTTTCCACAGACACCCGAGAActcgtctctcactctctctggttctctctctctctgtgtcatccatcctctctctctctctctctctctctctctctctctctctctctctctctccttccttccctctcattcactcactctatcTAACCATTCACTCTCTCTACAAGCCTAGAACCACCTCTTTTTCCTTTTGTCCgtctagatctctctctctctctctctctctctctctctctctctctctctctctctctctctctctctatctatctctctctttctctctaatagCATTAGAGGGCCTTTCTGTCAATTTCTCAAGAGGGGACAGAAAAAACTCTCTCAAACGGATAGTGACATATCACGTGGGACTCTGAAAACCAATATTTGGGCAGATAACCCTTAGCCTACTTGTCACTGCAATTCCCCAAATGGCCATCCTGCATCCAGACTTAAATTGAGTTATCTAAAATGGCTTCATTCATTAAACATTGCGCCTGTTTCATTACCATAATTCTGCACCAGCGTTTGACTTGCCGGCCGAGTCAGGAGCTCCTGAGGGCACCGGAGGACTGACAGTAACGCTGATagttactcaacacacacacacacacacatacacacacgcacacatacacacacacacacacacacacacacacacacacacacacacatacacacacgcatgccacacacacagccgctgagccgctttggctaggcccaggacaaagccatctgaaagggtcaCCCATCCAAGTATATAATGAacagaacccaattctgggcctcccttgggcccgggacaactgacccctttgtcaccatccattcggcttccctgcacacacgcacacacacgcacacagtcatctCGTCtccacgtgcacacgcacgcgcaacaGACAATGTTATCTCACAAAGTTCACCACTTTtgttctcttctactctctctctcactctgtatctGCGCATGCACATGTGCGGGCATCTGAGCCGCCCGTCCGAGTTACCCGAGCCCGTTTGAGTCCTCCACTGAGGACAGCCAGTGCTTGCGCTGCGCGGCGCTGCGAGACCCAATCCAACCTCGGCCggtacgtgcgcacacatgcgtgaACATTTGGAGACATGCGTAAAAATAGGCTCTTGCGCACTTGAGCGTGTCGTGCCGCTCTTGCCTGCGTGGAAAGGGCTGCAATGTAACGTTATCATTTCAGCTCACATCAGTCAAACGAagagaagaagacacacacagagagaaagaaatagaaataggcctacctttttgtCCAGTCTGGTTATTGCTGCACGGTCTGCGCTCGCCAGATGTCCATGCGTCCTCTTTCCTCGCTGAGAGGGAAGTCCACGGGAATGAGCGGGGAATTGTTCACTGTATCGCCAAAACGTTTCCAAAAAAACTTGCCAGTTTGCTGTCTCCGTCAGAGTTCTTATAAAGGGATGCAAtgtcatttgtcttttttttttttaaagggacggATATATTTCAATCTCGTAGAAACAAATCTCTTGCTACTGCTGAACACCACGGGTGGTATTCCCGGGTACAGAAATCCCTTTCGCGTTACTTCGCTCTAACAAAGCAAAACCAACACATGCTGTCCTTGACTTTGACAGGTGTTTGTTGTTGGTATGTCGGCTGATCGTGGGCAATAGTGACATTTCATACTCCGTGACATTTCGTGCTGTGGTCAGCAGACCCATCGTTGCTGGACAGGAAGGTGCAGTGTTCTGATATTGTATCTACTGTATTTTGCAAGAGTGGAACCAAGCTTTAGGTCAAACATAAATATGCATCATTTCTCAGGTGGAGATGGGCTATGAGATTTATGGGTGTCTGTCGACGCTGAATTGAACTAAGAAGCAACTTGCTGGAGTGAGCTCATCCATTTTTAGCAGCTTGAAGGCAGgcgttttattatatttttaaaaaagagtgTTCTCTGCTTGTATAAGATTTGGGTTCATGACATGACATTAGATAGATCCCTGGAACACGTGAGAAACACAAATAAACTGTCAATGCCGACACGTCTACTGTTTTAAAAACTTCTAAACACGGTCATATCTACCACACATCCCATATAAGAGGTTGACTCAACCCAACTTAAAGCCACAGGAGAATCACTGTCACCGTTTCACCACTTGGAAAAACTCATTTCAAACGACATGACACAACTGAAACGACCCTCTAACCCTCCAACGCCTCCCTGCCATTTAGTCCCTCCGCGCGCCATGGAACGCAGCCAGTACGTGTTGATCATGGTAGTGCAAACTATTTATAATTTATTGCATAAAGAGCAGGACTAGAAGATTGCTTCCCTATTCCTATCAAACCATAAAGTGCCTATGCAAAATAGTACTTGTGTTCCTTACTCCCAGGTGAAATAGGCCTAAGTAAATTACTACAATTCTGTCAGTCCGACTTGAACGTCTCCACATATGGTTTATACCTCTCCAAGTAACAGAAAGCTGGTGATTTTGTGTAGCCTTGTGTTGTTTCTTGTCTACGACGTAGCCACGTGTATTTTAtattctaaatgtgtgtgtgtgtgtgtgtgtgtgtgtgtgtgtgtgtgtgtgtgtgtgtgtgtgtgtgtgtgtgtgtgtgtgtgtgtgtgtgtgtgtgtgtgtgtgtggactgtggatgTTTTGCTGGGAGCTGACCGCGTGACGCTCAGGAACACCCCGTGCGCACGCTAGAGTGCATGTGTGCTGCTATTCggaaagaaaatatttgttgtgcAATCCTCTCCATGACATCTATaagagaaaatgtgtttttgtcattatttttgcATGTTAAATTATGGTCACACGTCTGTTTGTAGTGTCCTCGATGTGGAACTGTTTTTTCGACTTATGTCTGTGCCGTTGCCTTTACTGGGGCTTTTGTCCAATCCACACAGAGACTCTGTCACTCCCTCCTCCATTTCCATGTACTCTGCCGCCTTGTCCCCAAGCGACGAGCCCGACGCGGATGCCCTAAATTTCCTAAATATGTCCGGGAAGTATGGACAGCCGGGCGGCGGCTGATCCACAACAGGTGTGTCGTCCTGGTTGTCCGTCTCTCTGTGGTAGAAGTAGTTGAAATTGGACACGATGACGGGGACCGGCAGGGCTATGGTTAAGACGCCCGCGATGGCGCACAGCGAGCCCACTATCTTGCCGCCGACCGTGATGGGCTTCATGTCTCCGTAGCCCACCGTTGTCATGGTAACGACCGCCCACCAGAAAGCGTCGGGTATGCTGGTGAACTGCGACGTGGGCTCGTCTGCCTCCGCGAAGTACACCGCGCTGGAGAAGAGGATGACGCCGATGACGAGGAAGAAAATCAGCAGGGCCAGCTCTCGCATGCTCGCCCGCAGCGTGTGCCCCAGGATTTGGAGTCCCTTGGAGTGTCGTGAAAGCTTGAAGATGCGAAAAACTCTCACCAGTCTTATTATTCTCAGGATGGCGAAACTCATGGCCTCCTTTCCGTTGTTGCCTTGTTGTTGTTGAGCCAGGTCGGTGCCGAGCGTGATGAAGTAAGGCAGGATGGAAACTATGTCGATGGAGTTCATGATGTTGCTGAAGAACGCAGGTTTACTTGGACTGGCGAAAAAGCGCACGATTATCTCGAAGGAAAACCAAATGATGCATACCGTTTCCACGATGAAAAAGGGGTCGTTGAAGGGAGTAAATCCGTCATTGTATGTCGAGTTAGTACCTGGAGTGTGAAATTCTTTATCGTCCCTGAACTCTGGCAATGTTTCTAAGCAGAATATAACTATAGATATGACGATGACCAAAACCGAGACCACAGCAATGCCCCTGGCTGGACTGGAGCTCTCGGGATACTCAAACAAAAGCCAAATTTGACGTTTGAATTCGTCCTCGGGCAAGggtttttcctcctccttcacaaAGCCCTCGTCCTCCCGAAACTTCAACATTGCCTCCTCTCCTAGTTCATAGAACTTAACTTCCTCGGAAAATATGTCAAAGGGAACATTGGCGGGTCTCTTTAACCGACCCCCTGATTGGTAAAAATAAAGAATGGCATCGAAGCTTGGTCGGTTCCTATCAAAAAAGTACTCGTTTCTGAGAGGGTCGAAATACCTGATTCGCTTGTCGGGGTCTCCCAGGAGGGTGTCCGGGAACTGAGCGAGAGTCTTCATCTGGGTTTCAAACTTCAGCCCCGAGACATTGATCACCACTCTCTCGCAGCAGCCATACTCACTGTAAACACTGTCGTATCCCGACTGGGGACGCCTGTCAGTCAGCGAAATGGTCTCCTCTTCATCCATGTTATAAACGAAGCTGTGTTTTCTCCTGTGTGCCctgctgtcctcctcttcctcttctccttccgcCTCCTCCTCTATCATAATGTCCTCCTCCGAACCGAGCAGCGCCAGCTCCGAGTGGCGCAGGTCTCCGCCGAGAGCCGCCCGGTTTCTCCGCCAGCGTGCGACTCCGCCGCGCTGTCTCTTTTTCCGCTCTCTGAGAAGTTGCTGTTGTGACTCGTGGTGCTGCTGTTGCGGCTGTtgtgagtaa
Proteins encoded:
- the kcna4 gene encoding potassium voltage-gated channel subfamily A member 1, with the protein product MEFAMVGADGSGCNSHLPYNYAAQQRAREREREKERQSRVAAAAESGGAGGGTGAGAEGGCQAGSQQQQQQLQHQSRTASSTNANNSSGGNSSSSTSSYSSSSYSQQPQQQHHESQQQLLRERKKRQRGGVARWRRNRAALGGDLRHSELALLGSEEDIMIEEEAEGEEEEEDSRAHRRKHSFVYNMDEEETISLTDRRPQSGYDSVYSEYGCCERVVINVSGLKFETQMKTLAQFPDTLLGDPDKRIRYFDPLRNEYFFDRNRPSFDAILYFYQSGGRLKRPANVPFDIFSEEVKFYELGEEAMLKFREDEGFVKEEEKPLPEDEFKRQIWLLFEYPESSSPARGIAVVSVLVIVISIVIFCLETLPEFRDDKEFHTPGTNSTYNDGFTPFNDPFFIVETVCIIWFSFEIIVRFFASPSKPAFFSNIMNSIDIVSILPYFITLGTDLAQQQQGNNGKEAMSFAILRIIRLVRVFRIFKLSRHSKGLQILGHTLRASMRELALLIFFLVIGVILFSSAVYFAEADEPTSQFTSIPDAFWWAVVTMTTVGYGDMKPITVGGKIVGSLCAIAGVLTIALPVPVIVSNFNYFYHRETDNQDDTPVVDQPPPGCPYFPDIFRKFRASASGSSLGDKAAEYMEMEEGVTESLCGLDKSPSKGNGTDISRKNSSTSRTLQTDV